Proteins encoded together in one Lachnospiraceae bacterium JLR.KK008 window:
- a CDS encoding penicillin-binding transpeptidase domain-containing protein: MEKNKTFHRKKIFVAFLIFFVCFFGLSFRLSYLMINCSGYYGEQARALHERERSIKAARGRIVDRNGVVLADNKTVCTISVIHSQIEDKEKIISMLCQELSLDEDYVRGRVEKVSAIERIKSNVEKEVGDRIREYNLAGVKVDEDYKRYYPYGELASKVLGFTGGDNQGIIGLEVTYDSVLEGEAGTILTVTDARGIEVDEAGENRIEPVDGNDLIISMDMNIQKYATQLACQAMETKEADSVSIVVMNPQNGEILAMVNVPEFDLNEPFTLPASPMGTDVSAGMTEKEKQDALNRMWRNGCINDTYEPGSTFKTVTAAAGLEAGVVHTTDTFNCPGFIVVEDRRIRCHKRGGHGSQDFIHATMNSCNPVFVTVGMRLGSDRYYEYFEKFGLLEKTGIDLPGEASTIMHKKENIGMVELATISFGQSFQITPIQLMTTAASFVNGGRRVTPHFGIRAVDGEGRTVRNFSYPVREGVVSDETSEIMKMLLEQVVAEGGGKNAIVEGYRVGGKTATSQTLPRGSGRYISSFLGFAPADNPQVMAIAIINNPQGTYYGGQIAAPVVRQLFENILPYLEETDYNRTSSAAADH, translated from the coding sequence ATGGAGAAAAATAAGACGTTTCATCGGAAAAAGATATTTGTCGCCTTTCTGATCTTTTTCGTCTGTTTTTTCGGACTGAGTTTTCGACTGTCCTATCTGATGATAAATTGTTCCGGTTACTATGGGGAACAGGCGAGAGCGTTGCATGAGCGGGAACGGAGCATCAAGGCAGCGAGGGGACGGATCGTGGACAGAAACGGTGTGGTGCTTGCGGATAATAAGACCGTATGCACCATTTCCGTCATTCACAGTCAGATAGAAGACAAAGAAAAGATCATCAGCATGCTCTGTCAGGAACTCTCTCTGGATGAAGATTACGTCCGGGGCCGGGTCGAAAAAGTGTCCGCCATTGAGCGGATCAAGAGCAATGTGGAGAAAGAGGTCGGAGACCGGATCAGAGAATATAATCTGGCCGGTGTCAAAGTGGATGAAGATTATAAAAGATATTACCCTTACGGAGAGCTGGCGTCCAAAGTGCTGGGCTTTACCGGAGGGGACAATCAGGGGATCATCGGTCTGGAAGTGACTTATGATTCCGTGCTCGAGGGCGAGGCCGGCACGATTCTGACAGTCACCGACGCCCGGGGCATTGAAGTGGATGAGGCGGGGGAGAACCGGATCGAACCGGTCGACGGCAATGATCTGATTATCTCGATGGATATGAATATTCAGAAATATGCCACACAGCTCGCCTGTCAGGCCATGGAAACAAAAGAAGCGGACAGCGTTTCCATCGTTGTGATGAATCCACAAAACGGAGAGATCCTGGCGATGGTCAATGTGCCGGAGTTTGATCTGAATGAGCCGTTTACCCTTCCCGCCTCGCCGATGGGGACAGATGTGAGCGCAGGAATGACGGAGAAAGAGAAACAGGATGCGCTGAACCGGATGTGGCGCAATGGCTGCATCAATGACACGTACGAACCGGGTTCCACATTTAAGACAGTGACTGCGGCAGCAGGACTGGAGGCCGGCGTCGTGCATACGACAGATACGTTCAACTGTCCCGGCTTTATCGTTGTGGAGGACAGAAGGATTCGCTGCCACAAGAGGGGCGGGCATGGCAGTCAGGATTTCATCCATGCGACGATGAATTCCTGCAATCCGGTGTTTGTGACAGTCGGTATGCGCCTTGGCAGCGACAGATATTATGAATACTTTGAAAAATTCGGTCTCCTGGAAAAGACGGGGATTGATCTTCCCGGTGAGGCATCGACGATCATGCACAAAAAGGAAAATATCGGCATGGTGGAGCTGGCGACGATCTCTTTCGGTCAGTCGTTTCAGATTACGCCAATCCAGTTGATGACGACGGCAGCTTCTTTTGTCAACGGAGGTCGGCGGGTGACCCCTCATTTCGGAATCCGCGCCGTAGATGGAGAGGGCAGGACCGTCAGGAATTTTTCCTATCCGGTCCGGGAAGGGGTCGTCAGCGATGAGACATCGGAGATCATGAAAATGCTGCTGGAACAGGTCGTGGCCGAAGGCGGTGGCAAGAATGCGATCGTGGAAGGATACCGGGTCGGCGGCAAGACGGCGACAAGCCAGACATTGCCGAGGGGGAGCGGAAGATATATCTCCTCGTTTCTCGGATTTGCACCGGCGGATAATCCGCAGGTGATGGCGATCGCGATCATCAACAACCCGCAGGGAACCTATTATGGCGGACAGATTGCGGCCCCTGTCGTGAGACAGCTTTTTGAAAACATTCTTCCTTATCTGGAGGAGACAGATTACAATCGGACATCATCCGCTGCTGCGGATCATTAA
- the rsmH gene encoding 16S rRNA (cytosine(1402)-N(4))-methyltransferase RsmH, with amino-acid sequence MEFRHKSVLLEEVIEYLHINPDGTYVDGTLGGGGHSYHIAERLSSKGSLIGIDQDDAAVKAAGERLAPFGDKVTIVRSNYREMGQVLQEIGICQVDGILLDLGVSSYQLDTLERGFSYKYDTRLDMRMDTRQTLTAREIVNSYSLSELSRIIREYGEDKFAQNIAKHIVQEREREPIETTGRLNEIIRAAIPAKMRTAGGHPSKKTFQAIRIACNRELDVLKDSLDMMVDLLQPGGRLCIITFHSLEDRIVKSAFRTYENPCVCPPEFPVCVCGRRSRGTVITRKPVLPGSEETKENQRAKSAKLRVFEKRE; translated from the coding sequence ATGGAGTTCAGACATAAGTCGGTATTGCTGGAAGAAGTAATAGAATATTTACATATCAATCCGGACGGAACTTATGTGGATGGCACGCTGGGCGGCGGCGGACACAGCTATCATATTGCGGAGAGGCTTTCCTCCAAAGGCAGTCTGATCGGTATCGATCAGGACGATGCGGCGGTGAAGGCGGCAGGGGAACGGCTTGCCCCGTTTGGGGACAAGGTGACCATCGTCAGGAGCAATTACAGAGAAATGGGACAGGTATTGCAGGAAATCGGTATCTGTCAGGTGGACGGTATTTTGCTGGACCTTGGTGTTTCTTCTTATCAGCTTGATACGTTGGAACGGGGCTTTTCCTATAAGTATGATACCAGACTGGATATGCGGATGGATACGAGGCAGACGCTCACAGCGAGAGAGATCGTCAACTCGTATTCTCTGTCAGAACTATCCCGTATCATCAGAGAGTATGGCGAAGATAAATTTGCGCAGAATATAGCAAAACACATTGTACAGGAGAGAGAGAGAGAACCAATCGAGACGACCGGACGGCTGAATGAAATTATCAGGGCGGCGATCCCGGCGAAAATGAGGACAGCAGGGGGACATCCGTCAAAGAAGACATTTCAGGCGATCCGTATTGCCTGTAACAGAGAGCTTGATGTGTTGAAAGACTCTCTGGATATGATGGTCGATCTGTTGCAGCCGGGGGGAAGGCTGTGTATCATCACCTTTCATTCTCTGGAAGATCGGATCGTCAAATCGGCATTCCGGACTTATGAAAATCCCTGTGTCTGTCCACCGGAGTTTCCGGTCTGTGTATGCGGGCGCAGGTCAAGAGGGACCGTGATCACGAGAAAACCGGTATTACCCGGGAGTGAGGAGACAAAGGAGAATCAGAGAGCAAAGAGTGCGAAACTCAGAGTATTTGAAAAGAGGGAGTAA
- a CDS encoding putative peptidoglycan glycosyltransferase FtsW, whose translation MSLDRFTERRRNKADQYFDYSLLFIVLFLLGFGMVMIYSTSSYEASKDYGDAAYYLKKQALSTVLGIAAMIITANIPYHFWEKFAVPGYILSAVLICLVLTPIGVKVKGARRWLDFGIGLRLQPAEIAKLCMILFLASMVCRMGKSIRSKKGFLIVLLVPVPISLMIWKITDNLSSAIIIFGIAALMLFVSSPDYKKFILLGLSGAAAAGGAVYIVTQMASSDSLDFRGERILAWLDPEAYASGKGFQTLQALYAIGSGGIFGKGLGQSMQKLGFIPEAQNDMIFSIICEELGLFGAIAVILLFLLLIWRFMIVANNAPDLFGALLVVGVMGHIAIQVILNIAVVTNTIPNTGISLPFISYGGSSVLFLLVEIGLVLSVSHSIRFKDV comes from the coding sequence TTGAGTTTGGATAGATTCACAGAAAGGAGAAGAAATAAGGCAGATCAGTATTTTGATTACAGTCTGTTGTTTATCGTATTGTTTCTGCTTGGCTTCGGGATGGTGATGATCTACTCTACGAGTTCTTATGAAGCCAGCAAAGACTATGGCGATGCGGCATATTACCTGAAGAAACAGGCGCTGTCCACGGTGCTGGGGATTGCGGCGATGATTATCACTGCCAATATTCCCTATCATTTCTGGGAGAAATTCGCGGTGCCGGGCTATATTCTCTCGGCAGTTCTGATCTGTCTTGTGCTGACGCCGATCGGTGTCAAGGTAAAGGGGGCGAGACGATGGCTTGATTTCGGTATCGGACTGCGATTGCAGCCGGCTGAGATTGCAAAATTGTGTATGATCTTATTTCTGGCCAGTATGGTATGCAGGATGGGAAAGAGCATCCGCAGCAAAAAGGGGTTTCTGATCGTGCTTCTTGTTCCGGTGCCAATCAGTCTGATGATCTGGAAGATCACAGATAACCTGAGTTCCGCCATTATTATTTTCGGGATTGCGGCGCTGATGCTGTTTGTTTCCAGCCCGGACTATAAAAAATTTATTTTACTCGGGCTCAGCGGAGCGGCAGCAGCGGGGGGAGCAGTCTACATCGTCACACAGATGGCGTCATCGGACAGTCTGGATTTCCGCGGTGAGCGAATCCTCGCCTGGCTCGATCCGGAGGCTTATGCCAGCGGTAAGGGGTTTCAGACGCTGCAGGCGTTGTATGCCATCGGTTCCGGCGGCATTTTCGGAAAAGGGCTGGGACAGAGTATGCAGAAGCTGGGATTTATCCCCGAGGCGCAAAATGATATGATCTTCTCGATTATCTGCGAGGAATTGGGATTATTCGGAGCGATTGCAGTCATCTTACTCTTTCTGCTTCTGATCTGGCGATTTATGATCGTTGCCAACAATGCGCCGGATCTGTTCGGGGCGCTGCTTGTTGTAGGAGTTATGGGGCATATCGCGATCCAGGTCATTCTGAATATTGCGGTCGTCACCAATACCATTCCCAATACGGGAATCTCACTGCCCTTTATCAGTTACGGAGGTTCTTCCGTCCTGTTTTTGCTCGTCGAGATCGGACTGGTGCTCAGTGTGTCCCATTCCATTCGTTTCAAAGACGTATAG
- a CDS encoding cell division protein FtsL encodes MTVRNQGRSDTNRKTSTRVDRNRNHVYIYGNTAKQLDVREAIRQKPKRTRNSHAARKNREKAMFMNPAYVFFLAAALIVSGIILMNYIRLQSDITNSINHIAALESELNELKLSNDEEYSRIESSVDLEEIKRIAIEELGMTYAGEGQVVEYASEGSDYVRQIADIPD; translated from the coding sequence ATGACCGTGAGAAATCAGGGAAGGTCTGATACGAACCGCAAAACGAGTACACGAGTGGATAGAAACCGGAATCATGTTTATATATATGGCAATACGGCAAAACAGCTTGATGTAAGAGAAGCGATCCGTCAAAAGCCGAAAAGGACACGAAACAGTCACGCAGCGAGAAAGAACAGGGAAAAGGCGATGTTTATGAATCCGGCTTATGTGTTTTTTCTGGCGGCCGCGCTGATCGTTTCAGGCATCATATTGATGAATTACATCAGACTGCAGTCGGATATTACCAACAGCATTAACCACATCGCTGCTCTGGAGAGCGAATTGAACGAACTGAAATTATCCAACGATGAAGAGTACAGCAGGATCGAGAGCAGTGTGGATCTGGAGGAGATCAAGCGGATTGCCATCGAAGAGCTGGGAATGACCTATGCAGGAGAAGGACAGGTTGTGGAATATGCTTCTGAGGGAAGTGATTATGTGCGACAGATAGCGGATATTCCGGATTGA
- the murA gene encoding UDP-N-acetylglucosamine 1-carboxyvinyltransferase gives MDSIHICGGYPLHGSVRIQGSKNAVLPVLAATLLVEGKVTLCNCPRIADVLCMVELLRSVGCHVEQEGGRITVDASSVAGSSLPQQYVTQMRSSAVMMGAILGRKGRVSISYPGGCVIGKRPIDIHLQAFSRLGVLFEEAGNSLTAWAEKLWGNEITLAFPSVGATENSILAAVLAEGETVIHNAAREPEIGALCEFLVCAGAQIHREEAGRRIRIRGVRRLHSCRYCIPCDRIVAGTYLFGCMAAGGEISLTEADAGQLEAVLSVIRQMGGVLDCGKREIRLRAPERPLPVPYLKTEVYPGYPTDLQSQLLAALALADGESVVEETIFENRFRAVAGLRQMGACMGIDASCVRIRGVKELHGARVAAEELRGGAALCMAALAAKGDTYITGRHFIDRGYETLEQDIRSLGGRI, from the coding sequence GTGGATTCTATTCATATTTGCGGTGGTTATCCGCTTCACGGGAGTGTACGGATACAGGGGTCCAAAAATGCGGTGCTGCCTGTTCTGGCTGCCACCCTTCTTGTAGAAGGGAAGGTGACACTCTGTAACTGTCCGAGGATCGCGGATGTCTTATGTATGGTGGAGCTTTTAAGGAGTGTCGGCTGCCACGTGGAGCAGGAAGGCGGCCGGATTACAGTCGATGCCAGCAGCGTGGCAGGCAGTAGTCTGCCGCAGCAGTATGTGACGCAGATGCGCTCTTCCGCAGTAATGATGGGTGCCATTCTCGGAAGAAAAGGGCGGGTCAGCATCAGCTATCCGGGCGGCTGTGTAATCGGCAAGCGTCCCATTGACATCCATCTGCAGGCGTTTTCCCGTCTGGGAGTCCTGTTTGAGGAAGCGGGTAACAGTCTGACCGCATGGGCGGAGAAATTATGGGGCAATGAGATTACACTCGCGTTTCCGAGCGTGGGAGCTACAGAGAACAGCATTCTGGCGGCTGTTCTCGCCGAGGGAGAGACCGTGATCCACAATGCGGCCAGGGAACCGGAGATTGGGGCGCTATGCGAATTTCTTGTCTGCGCCGGTGCACAGATCCACCGGGAGGAAGCGGGAAGGCGGATTCGCATCCGGGGCGTAAGGAGACTGCATTCGTGCAGATACTGCATTCCCTGTGACAGAATTGTGGCCGGTACGTATCTGTTTGGCTGTATGGCTGCGGGCGGTGAGATCAGTCTGACGGAGGCGGATGCGGGACAGCTTGAGGCGGTGCTGTCGGTCATCCGGCAGATGGGCGGTGTCCTCGACTGTGGCAAGAGAGAGATCCGGCTGCGGGCGCCGGAAAGGCCGCTGCCGGTACCTTATCTGAAGACAGAAGTGTATCCGGGCTATCCGACGGATCTGCAAAGTCAGCTGTTGGCGGCGCTGGCGCTGGCAGATGGCGAGAGTGTTGTCGAGGAGACGATCTTTGAAAACCGTTTCCGTGCCGTTGCGGGCCTGCGGCAGATGGGCGCATGTATGGGGATTGACGCCTCCTGCGTGCGGATCAGAGGCGTGAAAGAGCTCCATGGAGCACGGGTGGCAGCCGAGGAACTTCGCGGAGGGGCGGCGCTTTGCATGGCGGCGCTGGCGGCAAAAGGAGATACGTATATTACGGGACGAC
- the mraZ gene encoding division/cell wall cluster transcriptional repressor MraZ, with protein MFMGEYNHTIDAKGRLIVPSKFRETLGDEFVVTKGLDGCLFVYDNHEWTAFEQKLKSLPITNKDARVFVRFFLAGAAAVEVDKQGRILLPGSLREFAALSKEVVLIGVGSRIEIWSRERWEDAASFEDMDTIAEHMADLGLSI; from the coding sequence ATGTTTATGGGAGAATACAACCACACGATCGACGCAAAGGGCAGACTGATCGTACCTTCCAAATTCCGTGAGACATTGGGCGATGAGTTCGTTGTGACGAAGGGTTTGGACGGGTGCCTGTTTGTGTACGACAATCATGAGTGGACTGCATTCGAACAAAAGCTGAAATCACTGCCGATCACCAATAAAGATGCAAGAGTCTTTGTCCGTTTCTTTCTCGCAGGAGCCGCAGCGGTGGAAGTGGACAAGCAGGGAAGAATATTGCTTCCGGGTTCTCTCAGAGAGTTTGCCGCGCTGTCAAAAGAGGTTGTGCTGATTGGCGTGGGAAGCAGGATCGAGATCTGGAGCCGGGAGAGATGGGAAGATGCGGCTTCTTTTGAAGATATGGATACGATCGCAGAGCATATGGCAGATCTGGGTCTGAGCATATAG
- the murD gene encoding UDP-N-acetylmuramoyl-L-alanine--D-glutamate ligase, with translation MDLKEKNVLVIGSGISGVAAAQLLYKAGARVILFDGNDRLTVDEIKDKLPAYVNAQIYTGVLPEEVEKRAQLVVVSPGVPTDTPFIGAFRERKVPVWGEIELAYCQARGKLIAITGTNGKTTTTALTGQIMRDYMGEVFVVGNIGNPYTLEADHTTDTSVTVAEISSFQLETIYTFRPDVSAILNITPDHLNRHHTMANYVEVKESIAQNQNKDSRCILNYEDTYTRAFGERTGAQPFYFSSERRLEQGIYLEGDDIYLADGDEPVKVLNIHEMKLLGVHNVENVMAAVALAHSMGVPLESIRETVREFRAVEHRIEYVATKKGVDYYNDSKGTNPDAAIRGIRAMNRPTILIGGGYDKGSDYDEWIEAFDGKVKWFVLLGQTRDKIAECARAHGFENIIMVDSLEEAVAVCAEKADDGDAVLLSPACASWGMFPNYEIRGERFKELVSKLED, from the coding sequence ATGGATTTAAAAGAGAAAAATGTGCTTGTCATCGGTTCGGGAATCAGCGGTGTCGCTGCGGCGCAGCTTCTTTACAAGGCGGGAGCCCGTGTCATTCTCTTTGACGGAAATGACAGGCTGACAGTGGATGAGATCAAAGACAAACTGCCGGCGTATGTGAATGCGCAGATTTATACGGGCGTACTGCCGGAAGAAGTGGAAAAAAGGGCGCAGCTTGTCGTTGTCAGTCCGGGCGTGCCCACGGATACGCCGTTTATCGGGGCGTTCAGAGAGAGGAAAGTCCCGGTATGGGGAGAGATCGAGCTGGCGTATTGTCAGGCAAGAGGGAAGCTGATCGCCATTACCGGTACGAACGGAAAGACGACGACGACTGCGCTGACCGGACAGATTATGCGGGACTATATGGGAGAAGTTTTCGTTGTCGGCAATATCGGCAATCCTTATACGCTGGAGGCGGATCATACGACGGACACTTCGGTGACGGTGGCGGAGATCAGCAGCTTCCAGCTCGAGACGATTTATACGTTCCGGCCGGATGTCTCTGCGATTCTCAATATCACGCCGGATCACCTGAACCGGCATCATACGATGGCAAACTATGTGGAAGTCAAAGAGTCAATCGCCCAAAATCAGAATAAAGACAGCCGGTGCATTCTGAATTATGAGGATACGTACACACGGGCGTTCGGAGAGCGGACAGGAGCACAGCCTTTTTATTTTTCTTCTGAGCGCCGGCTGGAGCAGGGAATCTATCTGGAAGGAGATGATATTTATCTTGCCGATGGAGACGAGCCGGTAAAAGTGTTGAATATTCATGAGATGAAGCTGCTCGGCGTTCATAATGTGGAAAATGTGATGGCTGCTGTGGCGCTGGCTCACAGCATGGGGGTACCGCTGGAGAGCATTCGGGAGACGGTCAGAGAATTCCGTGCGGTGGAGCACAGGATCGAGTATGTGGCGACGAAAAAAGGCGTTGATTATTATAATGATTCCAAGGGGACGAATCCGGATGCGGCCATCCGGGGAATCCGGGCGATGAACCGGCCTACGATCCTCATCGGCGGTGGTTATGATAAAGGAAGCGATTACGATGAATGGATAGAGGCTTTTGACGGTAAGGTCAAATGGTTTGTCCTCCTTGGACAGACAAGGGATAAGATTGCAGAATGTGCGAGAGCACATGGCTTTGAGAACATCATCATGGTGGACAGTCTGGAAGAGGCAGTGGCTGTCTGCGCCGAAAAAGCGGATGACGGCGATGCCGTACTGCTTTCCCCGGCTTGTGCCAGTTGGGGGATGTTCCCCAATTATGAAATCAGGGGTGAGAGATTTAAAGAATTAGTAAGTAAGCTGGAGGATTGA
- a CDS encoding penicillin-binding transpeptidase domain-containing protein: protein MERARPNNVKFTTKMQKKLVVLFLLVLSAFVGLSVRLILINRDNGEQYKRQVLSQQRYDSRAIPFKRGDIVDCKGTKLAVSEKVYNVILDADLVDDKEEYIEATLQALGQCFDLDTSAIRAYIAANPNSKYYVLAKKLSYDEINPFVELQNDTENNPNIKGIWFEEEYERKYPGGSLASDIIGFTGKDNKGTYGLEEYYNDTLNGINGREYGYLNDDATLERTTKAAIDGNTIVTTIDANIQSIVEKYLKKFNDDNQNAARDGNGAYNVGCIMMNVNTGEILAMASYPNYDLNDIYNPQPLIGSVLLDTEGKESGEVITQQMIDAMDDDTLYANLNALWKNYCITSTYEPGSVAKPFTAATGLECGRLTGNEEYFCGGSLWKGGHEIHCHNRLGDNTVTVKRAIEVSCNVALMQMGDAIGKDNFLTFQELYNFGLRTNIDLAGEARTAGLVYTSETMGEAELATSTFGQGFNVTMIQMITAFSSLINGGYYYEPHMVSKIVSADGTTIKNIEPRLLKQTVSASTSEKIVDYCNGVVTDGTGKTARPAGYAIGGKTGTGEMVPRDKTNYVVSFMGYAPADDPQIAIYVVVDRPNTERQDDAKFATGIVRNILTEVLPYLNYFMTEELSEDETQEMSESGLAVRIPGVGTEEPEGEEDGETQGENEGQDPESVEVTGGEGEEGAAGEGGGEEMSEEERQWRERIASYETDPETGYLIEPETGVLIDPATGQAMNGASFMD, encoded by the coding sequence GTGGAGAGAGCAAGACCGAACAATGTAAAGTTTACAACGAAGATGCAAAAGAAGCTGGTGGTACTGTTTTTGCTTGTACTGTCAGCTTTTGTAGGGTTAAGTGTCAGATTGATACTGATCAACAGAGACAACGGGGAGCAGTATAAACGACAGGTGCTATCCCAGCAGAGATACGACAGCCGGGCGATCCCGTTTAAAAGAGGAGATATAGTTGACTGTAAGGGTACGAAGCTGGCTGTCAGCGAGAAAGTATACAATGTCATACTGGATGCCGACTTGGTGGATGATAAAGAGGAATATATAGAAGCAACGCTGCAGGCGCTGGGACAGTGTTTTGATCTGGATACCTCGGCGATCCGGGCGTACATCGCCGCCAATCCGAATTCCAAATATTATGTGCTGGCAAAGAAACTATCCTATGACGAGATCAATCCGTTTGTGGAACTGCAAAATGACACGGAGAACAATCCGAACATCAAAGGCATCTGGTTTGAGGAAGAGTATGAGAGAAAATATCCGGGCGGCAGTCTGGCCAGCGACATTATCGGTTTTACCGGTAAGGACAATAAGGGAACTTATGGACTGGAAGAGTATTATAATGATACGTTGAATGGAATTAACGGCCGGGAATATGGGTATCTTAATGACGATGCCACATTGGAGCGGACGACAAAGGCGGCGATCGACGGCAATACGATCGTGACGACGATCGATGCCAATATTCAGAGCATTGTCGAAAAATATCTGAAGAAATTTAACGATGACAATCAAAACGCGGCGCGCGACGGCAACGGTGCCTACAATGTCGGCTGTATTATGATGAATGTCAACACCGGAGAGATTCTGGCGATGGCAAGCTATCCGAATTATGATTTGAATGATATTTACAATCCACAGCCGCTGATCGGCTCGGTACTGCTGGATACGGAGGGAAAGGAGTCGGGTGAGGTCATCACACAGCAGATGATCGATGCGATGGATGACGATACGCTGTATGCGAATCTGAACGCACTCTGGAAAAATTACTGCATTACGAGCACTTACGAGCCGGGGTCGGTTGCCAAGCCGTTTACGGCGGCAACGGGACTGGAATGCGGAAGACTGACGGGAAATGAAGAATATTTCTGCGGCGGTTCTCTCTGGAAGGGCGGGCATGAGATCCATTGCCATAACCGGCTCGGAGACAATACGGTGACGGTGAAACGGGCGATTGAGGTATCCTGCAACGTGGCGCTGATGCAGATGGGGGATGCCATCGGCAAAGACAACTTTCTGACGTTTCAGGAATTATATAACTTCGGCCTGCGCACGAACATCGATCTGGCGGGGGAGGCGCGGACGGCAGGACTTGTCTATACGTCCGAGACGATGGGTGAGGCCGAACTCGCCACCTCCACCTTCGGTCAGGGATTTAACGTGACGATGATCCAGATGATCACGGCGTTCAGTTCCCTGATCAACGGCGGTTATTATTATGAGCCTCATATGGTGAGCAAGATCGTCAGTGCGGACGGCACGACGATCAAAAATATCGAACCGAGGCTTTTGAAGCAGACCGTGTCCGCAAGCACCTCGGAAAAGATCGTGGACTACTGCAACGGCGTCGTCACCGACGGAACCGGCAAGACGGCAAGGCCTGCCGGTTATGCCATCGGCGGTAAGACGGGAACAGGGGAGATGGTGCCCCGTGATAAGACCAACTATGTGGTCTCTTTTATGGGCTATGCGCCGGCGGATGATCCACAGATTGCGATCTATGTGGTTGTGGACAGACCAAATACGGAGAGACAGGACGATGCCAAGTTTGCTACCGGTATCGTGAGGAATATTCTGACAGAAGTACTTCCTTATCTGAACTATTTTATGACAGAAGAGCTGTCGGAGGATGAGACACAGGAGATGTCAGAGAGCGGCCTTGCCGTAAGAATTCCGGGAGTCGGGACGGAGGAGCCGGAAGGCGAAGAGGACGGAGAAACTCAGGGAGAAAATGAGGGACAAGACCCCGAGTCGGTGGAGGTGACCGGCGGCGAGGGAGAGGAAGGAGCTGCCGGAGAAGGCGGCGGGGAAGAGATGTCTGAGGAAGAACGACAGTGGCGGGAGCGGATCGCAAGTTATGAGACAGATCCGGAGACCGGGTATCTGATCGAGCCGGAGACCGGTGTCCTCATTGACCCTGCCACAGGGCAGGCAATGAACGGCGCTTCCTTTATGGATTGA
- the mraY gene encoding phospho-N-acetylmuramoyl-pentapeptide-transferase: protein MIRYSTVVTPVIIAFAISVLAGPLVIPFLKRLHVGQTERDEGPKSHLKKSGTPTMGGILIVGSAMLAALPYVKSYPKIIPILFLTLGFGLIGFLDDYIKVVLKRSLGLTPLQKMSGQIVVTAVFAYYLTHYTDVSLAMKVPFRPEMTIDFGFLNIPILFFIVIGTVNGTNFTDGLDGLASSVTIMVATFFTVVAIGTGSGIEPVTCAVVGSLLGFLLFNVYPARVFMGDTGSLALGGFVAACAYLMQMPLFIVIVGFIYLLEVVSVILQVGYFKLSGGKRIFKMAPIHHHFELCGWSETRVVAVFSVGTAILCLIGLLAL from the coding sequence ATGATAAGATACAGTACAGTGGTCACACCGGTCATCATAGCTTTTGCCATCAGCGTTTTGGCAGGTCCCCTCGTGATCCCGTTTTTGAAAAGACTGCATGTGGGACAGACGGAGAGAGATGAGGGGCCAAAGTCTCATTTGAAAAAATCCGGAACGCCGACGATGGGCGGTATCCTGATCGTGGGAAGTGCAATGCTTGCTGCTCTGCCTTATGTAAAAAGTTATCCGAAGATCATACCGATTCTCTTTCTGACACTTGGCTTTGGACTGATCGGCTTTCTCGATGACTATATCAAAGTCGTGCTCAAACGTTCGCTCGGTCTGACGCCGCTGCAAAAGATGAGCGGACAGATCGTTGTGACGGCAGTTTTTGCTTATTATCTGACACATTATACGGATGTGAGTCTGGCCATGAAAGTTCCTTTCCGGCCGGAAATGACGATCGACTTTGGCTTTCTGAACATACCGATCCTGTTTTTTATCGTGATCGGTACCGTAAACGGGACCAATTTTACTGACGGACTGGATGGACTGGCCAGCAGCGTGACAATCATGGTCGCCACTTTTTTCACCGTGGTCGCTATCGGTACGGGAAGCGGCATCGAGCCTGTAACCTGTGCGGTCGTCGGTTCTCTGCTCGGTTTTCTGCTCTTTAATGTTTATCCGGCAAGGGTGTTTATGGGCGATACAGGTTCTCTCGCCCTCGGCGGATTTGTGGCCGCCTGTGCTTATCTGATGCAGATGCCCTTATTTATCGTGATCGTAGGTTTCATTTATCTGCTGGAAGTGGTGTCCGTAATTTTACAGGTCGGCTATTTTAAGCTCTCCGGCGGAAAACGTATTTTTAAAATGGCGCCGATCCATCATCATTTTGAATTGTGCGGATGGTCGGAGACACGTGTGGTGGCAGTATTTTCCGTCGGGACGGCAATCCTTTGCCTGATCGGACTGCTGGCGTTATAG